The window AGCTTTGTTTCCAAGGTCTGGAATGATGATACGGCTGAGATTCTTAAGCCGGCAGGCAGTGCAAACTCCTCCGGGACGTCGGTGAGCAGCCGCCGGGAAAAGGAACAGACAATTCCGTCAGATGAAGAACTGAAAAAGACCCTGTCTCCCCTTCAATACCGGGTGACCCGGGAAAGCGGCACAGAGCCGCCATTTGACAACGCGTTCTGGGACAATACCCAAGAGGGCATTTACGTGGATGTGATCTCAGGCACACCGCTTTTCTCTTCCAGGGATAAATTTGATTCAGGATGCGGATGGCCAAGCTTTACCAGACCTTTGGACACGGCCCCCATTGTTGAAGAGCAGGATAACTCCTTTTTCATGTCCAGAACCGAGGTGAAAAGCAAGATCTCGGATGCCCACCTGGGGCATGTTTTTGATGACGGTCCGGCCCCCACAGGATTAAGATATTGCATTAACTCGGCATCCCTGGAGTTTATCCCCAAAGAAAAACTTGCTGACCGGGGGTATGGAGAGCTGGAAAAGCTCTTTGAGTCTTAGATTAGTGCCCGACTGAAAACCGCAAATTTTGCCGGTTACGGCGTTGGTCTAAAATTTTAATCCTCGAAATACTTCATGTATTCCTCCGGTTAAAATTTCAGCCCGCCTTGTACTTGACAAAATTTCCAGGTTTTCGGTCAGACACTATATTAGAACTTAGAATAGAAGACGCAATGCTGTCTTGGAAAAATAAGAGCACACGTTTTAGGGCGTGCGCTCTTATTTTTTAACGTTTTTATCAACTATTGCTGCTGGACGGGCATATCGGTTCTTTGTTGCTACTGATCCATGGGCATACGCTTCTGGTCGGGATGCTGGGTGTTCTGGTTTTCCAACAATTCCTGCTGCCCTTGATTTTTATCCTTTGCGGAAGGAAGATTTCTCTGGGGCAGTCTTTTTGCCTGCTTGGCCTGGTCCGTCCTGTTTGTTTGATGTTTCTGCTTTTCTGAAATCTTTTTTTGTATGTCTTTCAATTCCTGCTGCCCTTGGTTTTTATCCTTTGCGGAAGGAAGATTTCTCTGGGGCAGTCTTTTTGCCTGCTTGGCCTGGTCCGTCCTGTCTGTTTGATGTTTCTGCTTTTCTGAAATCTTTTTTTGCATGTCTTTATTGTTCATCGGCGCGTTTTGCATCTTTTGCAGCGTATCATTATCCAATGTCCCGGTGACGGGCAGGTTTTGATCTTTCTGAAATTTTTTAATTGCTGTCCGGGTTGTATTTCCCATCTTCCCGTCCGAAGGCCCTGGCGTATAGCCCAGTTCAGTGAGTTTTTCCTGGGCCTGACGGGTCATCTGATTCTGGTTGTACCCTTCCGCAAACGCACCCGATACACTCATCAAACAGAACAGCATACAAGAAAGGATCATTAAGGTTTTTTGCATTTGTATTTCTCCTTTTATTTTTCGTCCAAATTCAATTTTACAACGTCTCTTTTGCCTTTAAAGGACAACTTATATGGATGGCGGTGGTTTTGCCCGCAAACTGCTTCACCGAGCTTGAGCTGAGCAGAGCCGAGTCGTTACCTTCGGCCCGGATGGCGGTTGGTGTTTCCATAAACCGCACACCTGCCAGGTCCAGTCGGCTCTGATTGGTAACGATCCCGGTATGGCCATGTATATCGGCACCTGTCACGGAGAGGCGGGACTGCTGGACACGGATGGCGGGCTGTTCACCCTGTGCCGTAATGTCGGCATGCATGATCTCAACCTCGGACTGACGGATCTCAATGTGTTGCGCTGCAATGTTGACAAGACGGATATTTTTACACCCGGTAATGCGGATGGTACCATAGCTTCCCTGGAGAATCTGGCCGTTTTTATTGCTGCATGACAGATCTTGGGTCTGGTCCTTTTGCATGACCCTTTCAAGACCATGGGGCAGCGTGGACAACGCCCTGGCTAATACAGCCAGAAAGCCCTGTGCATCTTCAAGCATGGGACAATGACCCTGGCCGCTGAAAAGGGTCAGTTCCGTCCGGGGAAGGTTCCATTGAAGAACTCTTGCCATGCGCATCGGTGCCACCTTGTCCTTATCGCCCCACAAAAGCCATGTCGGGGTGGTGATGCGGCCAAGCATCAGGGAGTAGTCTGTCTGGACCAGGGCCAAAGCGGCAATACGGGTGGGATTTGCGCCCAGGGCTTCCTTGCGCATGGTCTCTGAGTTAAGGGCAACATCCGGGTCAACCGGCAGGCGCGATGATTTTTCAAGCAAAAGATCGGAGAACCTGCCAAGGGTGTTTCCTATGCCTGAAGGGATAAAGGGTAGATTCTGATTAATCTGTTCTTTGGTATGATATTGACTGACGGCCAGGCGGTGAAGCACACCCACACTGTCCACAATCACCAGCCGCTTGAGGTCCCGGCCGTAGAGTGCCGCATAAACCAGGGAAATACCGCCGCCCATGGAGTGTCCCACAAGATACAAAGGCTTGGCCGGCATGGACATCACCAGGATATTGAGAGCCTGGGCATAGGCTGCAGGAGAGTACAGGTGGTTGCCCTTGGACGATTTTCCGAAACCGGGCAGGTCCGGGGCAACCACATGGTAGTGCAGGGCCAGATCACCAATAATACCGTCCCATGTCGTGCCGGCCTCGTCTCCCAGGCCATGGACCAGCAATACCATCTCAGGGTTCTTCTGGCCTGCCTCACGCACCAGCATCTCACCGCCGAAGACGGGCTCGGGGACCATTTTTTGTATTGCGGTTTCCCCGGCTGACAGCAAAGGAGCCTGCACCAGAACCATGACCAGTGGCAGAAAGGTTTTCAATAATTTTTTTATGCTGTGTGTCATCATCACCAGAAATAAATATGTTACGGTTTTCATGGGGTCAAAATAAAAAAGGGATGAACATCTTGGAACGGGTGCAATACTCTCCGTATTTGGGTCCGAAAAAGACAAGGTTTTCTTTTTCCTCCACCTTGGCCGTTGCCACAAGAAAAAGAGTTGTACCAAGGGCAATCATAAATGTTAACGGGGGCATATGTTTTAGGAACGCCCCCCAGGCAAGCAGCAGCAGCGAAGCGTACATTGGATGGCGGATGAACCGGTACAGGCCTACATCCACCAGGTGAAC is drawn from uncultured Desulfobacter sp. and contains these coding sequences:
- a CDS encoding alpha/beta hydrolase, with protein sequence MKTVTYLFLVMMTHSIKKLLKTFLPLVMVLVQAPLLSAGETAIQKMVPEPVFGGEMLVREAGQKNPEMVLLVHGLGDEAGTTWDGIIGDLALHYHVVAPDLPGFGKSSKGNHLYSPAAYAQALNILVMSMPAKPLYLVGHSMGGGISLVYAALYGRDLKRLVIVDSVGVLHRLAVSQYHTKEQINQNLPFIPSGIGNTLGRFSDLLLEKSSRLPVDPDVALNSETMRKEALGANPTRIAALALVQTDYSLMLGRITTPTWLLWGDKDKVAPMRMARVLQWNLPRTELTLFSGQGHCPMLEDAQGFLAVLARALSTLPHGLERVMQKDQTQDLSCSNKNGQILQGSYGTIRITGCKNIRLVNIAAQHIEIRQSEVEIMHADITAQGEQPAIRVQQSRLSVTGADIHGHTGIVTNQSRLDLAGVRFMETPTAIRAEGNDSALLSSSSVKQFAGKTTAIHISCPLKAKETL
- a CDS encoding peptidoglycan-binding domain-containing protein: MQKTLMILSCMLFCLMSVSGAFAEGYNQNQMTRQAQEKLTELGYTPGPSDGKMGNTTRTAIKKFQKDQNLPVTGTLDNDTLQKMQNAPMNNKDMQKKISEKQKHQTDRTDQAKQAKRLPQRNLPSAKDKNQGQQELKDIQKKISEKQKHQTNRTDQAKQAKRLPQRNLPSAKDKNQGQQELLENQNTQHPDQKRMPMDQ
- the msrB gene encoding peptide-methionine (R)-S-oxide reductase MsrB: MTQTQTATFAGGCFWCMASAFDGTYGVEKVVSGYMGGHVDNPEYEYVCTGDTGHAEVVQITFNPEQVSYEDLLVLYFRQIDPTDPGGSFVDRGSQYRSAVFYHTPEQKEQVLGMISKINDSGLFKKPVVTEVVGAEKFYPAEEYHQDYHRKNPMQYKYYSMGSGRRSFVSKVWNDDTAEILKPAGSANSSGTSVSSRREKEQTIPSDEELKKTLSPLQYRVTRESGTEPPFDNAFWDNTQEGIYVDVISGTPLFSSRDKFDSGCGWPSFTRPLDTAPIVEEQDNSFFMSRTEVKSKISDAHLGHVFDDGPAPTGLRYCINSASLEFIPKEKLADRGYGELEKLFES